Proteins from a genomic interval of Gordonia sp. SL306:
- a CDS encoding bifunctional MaoC family dehydratase N-terminal/OB-fold nucleic acid binding domain-containing protein, with translation MTEVDIRAAAEAIKADGRSAPVAGRDPINQPMINNWVEAMGDENPIYVDESVARAAGHPGVVAPPAMAQVWTMRGLHGQRSTDDPLGRASELFDEAGYTSVVATNCDTVYHRYTEPGEEVSLSAELVDVVGPKNTALGEGWFFTTRNVWSVGDEVVAEMSFRILKFRPPSSEAETDVATTVPEDLDPTRMLKPSASRDTAFFWDGVAQHELRIQKVADGTLRHPPIPATWKPREADGVVPETDYVVSTGRGAIYSYVVHHAPKVPGRQLPFVVALVELDEGVRMLGELRGITPAQVRVGLPVEATYLDFPADADSGSDSWTLYAFTPVEEGKS, from the coding sequence ATGACTGAAGTGGACATCCGCGCCGCCGCAGAAGCCATCAAGGCCGACGGCCGCAGCGCACCCGTCGCCGGGCGTGACCCGATCAACCAGCCGATGATCAACAACTGGGTCGAGGCGATGGGGGACGAAAACCCCATCTACGTCGACGAATCGGTGGCACGCGCCGCGGGGCACCCGGGTGTGGTCGCGCCGCCGGCCATGGCCCAGGTCTGGACGATGCGTGGACTGCACGGGCAGCGCAGCACCGACGATCCGCTCGGTCGCGCCAGCGAGCTGTTCGACGAAGCGGGCTACACCTCGGTCGTCGCGACCAACTGCGACACCGTCTATCACCGCTACACCGAGCCGGGCGAGGAGGTCAGCCTGTCCGCTGAACTCGTCGACGTGGTCGGCCCCAAGAACACGGCGCTCGGTGAGGGATGGTTCTTCACCACGCGCAACGTGTGGTCTGTCGGCGACGAGGTGGTCGCCGAGATGTCCTTCCGCATCCTGAAGTTCCGCCCGCCGTCGTCGGAGGCGGAGACAGATGTGGCCACGACGGTTCCCGAGGATCTCGACCCGACTCGCATGCTCAAGCCGAGCGCTTCGCGAGACACCGCGTTCTTCTGGGACGGCGTCGCGCAGCACGAGTTGCGGATTCAGAAAGTGGCCGACGGGACGCTGCGACATCCGCCGATCCCGGCAACCTGGAAGCCGCGCGAGGCGGACGGCGTTGTGCCGGAGACGGATTACGTGGTCTCGACGGGGCGTGGAGCCATCTACAGCTACGTCGTCCATCACGCGCCGAAGGTGCCCGGCCGCCAACTGCCCTTCGTGGTGGCACTCGTCGAGCTCGACGAAGGCGTGCGCATGCTGGGCGAGCTCCGCGGCATCACGCCGGCACAGGTGCGGGTGGGCCTGCCGGTCGAGGCGACATATCTCGATTTCCCGGCCGACGCCGACAGTGGATCCGACTCGTGGACCCTGTACGCATTCACACCCGTCGAGGAAGGAAAGTCGTGA